In a single window of the Allobranchiibius huperziae genome:
- a CDS encoding SIS domain-containing protein, giving the protein MSAFADRRDLVLNEVGTALREIDPGQIDRLVDQFRSTDTWFCGGQGRSGLVARMTAMRLMHLGRAVHVIGDTTTPAIRGGDGALILSASGRTTTSIAHARAIKERQAVLAVVTCSASSELAALGDIVVTVPAATSRQFGGSLFEQTALIMLDTVALALESDDASARVAMQRRHANLE; this is encoded by the coding sequence GTGAGCGCTTTCGCGGACAGACGTGACCTCGTCCTCAACGAGGTGGGCACCGCCCTGAGGGAGATCGACCCCGGCCAGATCGATCGGTTGGTCGATCAGTTCCGCTCGACCGACACGTGGTTCTGCGGCGGACAGGGCAGATCCGGCCTGGTGGCCAGGATGACCGCAATGCGGCTCATGCATCTGGGACGAGCGGTCCACGTCATCGGTGACACCACTACGCCGGCGATTAGAGGTGGTGACGGCGCGCTGATCCTGTCGGCATCAGGTCGCACCACGACCAGCATCGCTCATGCCCGGGCCATCAAAGAGCGGCAGGCTGTACTGGCCGTCGTCACCTGCTCGGCGTCCAGCGAGTTGGCGGCACTCGGGGACATCGTCGTCACGGTCCCAGCCGCCACGAGCCGTCAGTTCGGCGGCAGCCTCTTCGAACAGACCGCCCTGATCATGCTGGACACGGTCGCCCTGGCCCTCGAAAGCGACGATGCCTCAGCTCGAGTCGCGATGCAGCGCCGCCACGCCAATCTCGAGTAG
- the xylB gene encoding xylulokinase, translating into MPVVAGVDSSTQSTKVVLHDADTFATLGAGSSPHPPTHPPISEHDPRRWWDALVEAFHAAVADSGVHHRDVKAISVAAQCHGLVAMDADGAVIRPAKLWNDTTSAPEMAWLLRQLPPAEWARRTGSVPTAAFTVSKLLWLRRHEPAHFAALATVLLPHDWLTWRLTGRKVSDRSEASGTGYFDASTGRYDTAILALIDDDVDWTPRVPTVLDPQTPAGHISAEASRALGLGQDTVVGPGAGDQHASALGLGARTGDVVYVFGTSGVVFTTTDEPIRDSSGMVDGVADAAGGYLPLVSTLNAAKVTDTIARLLGVDHDEFARLALAGSAHATTLVPYLDGERKPNLPHATGTLTGLSNATTREDLARAAVEGVVFGLFRGQEALQSAGAPLGGRTIVTGGAGRSPAYRQVLSDLTGRTVYVSPAHEPVADGAALQALACWSGRSITEVRNQLASDPIPDLEPRSVTGRDAYARYLSVSNWRGGDTREHP; encoded by the coding sequence ATGCCCGTCGTCGCCGGAGTCGACTCGTCCACCCAGTCCACGAAAGTCGTGCTGCACGACGCCGACACGTTCGCCACCCTCGGTGCGGGAAGTTCGCCTCACCCCCCTACGCATCCGCCGATCAGCGAACATGACCCGCGACGTTGGTGGGATGCCCTCGTCGAGGCATTTCACGCCGCGGTTGCTGACAGCGGCGTCCACCATCGCGACGTGAAAGCGATCAGCGTCGCCGCCCAATGCCACGGACTGGTCGCGATGGACGCCGACGGTGCGGTGATCCGACCGGCGAAGCTGTGGAACGACACCACGTCAGCTCCTGAGATGGCATGGCTCCTTCGACAGCTACCGCCCGCCGAGTGGGCTCGCCGTACCGGTTCGGTCCCGACCGCAGCCTTCACCGTCTCCAAGCTGCTGTGGCTGCGTCGCCACGAACCTGCTCACTTCGCGGCACTGGCTACCGTGCTGCTGCCTCACGACTGGCTCACATGGCGTCTCACCGGACGCAAGGTCAGCGATCGATCCGAAGCCAGCGGCACCGGATATTTCGACGCGTCCACGGGCCGCTACGACACCGCGATCCTCGCCCTGATCGACGACGACGTCGACTGGACGCCGCGAGTGCCCACCGTCCTGGATCCACAGACACCCGCCGGCCATATCAGTGCGGAAGCGAGCCGCGCCCTGGGCCTGGGGCAAGACACCGTCGTCGGCCCGGGCGCCGGCGACCAACACGCCAGCGCCCTGGGGCTCGGCGCACGCACCGGCGACGTCGTCTACGTGTTCGGCACCTCCGGGGTCGTCTTCACGACGACCGACGAACCGATTCGGGACAGCAGCGGCATGGTCGATGGAGTAGCGGACGCCGCCGGCGGCTACCTCCCCCTCGTCTCGACTCTGAACGCGGCCAAAGTGACCGACACCATCGCCCGACTTCTGGGCGTCGACCACGACGAGTTCGCACGGCTCGCCCTGGCCGGCAGCGCACACGCCACCACTCTCGTGCCCTACCTCGATGGTGAACGCAAGCCCAACCTTCCCCACGCCACCGGCACGCTTACCGGACTCAGCAACGCCACCACGCGCGAGGACCTGGCCCGAGCCGCCGTCGAGGGCGTCGTGTTCGGCTTGTTCCGAGGTCAGGAAGCACTGCAGTCCGCCGGCGCGCCGCTCGGCGGTCGCACCATCGTCACCGGGGGTGCCGGCCGCTCACCGGCCTACCGGCAGGTGCTGTCGGACCTCACCGGTCGGACGGTCTACGTGTCACCGGCTCACGAACCCGTCGCCGACGGTGCTGCTCTCCAAGCCCTCGCCTGCTGGTCCGGGCGCTCGATCACCGAGGTGCGCAACCAGCTGGCATCGGATCCGATACCCGACCTCGAACCCCGCAGCGTGACCGGCCGTGACGCGTACGCCAGATATCTCAGCGTCAGCAACTGGCGCGGCGGTGATACTCGTGAACATCCCTGA
- a CDS encoding mannitol dehydrogenase family protein, giving the protein MTERIERAVKLQPDSLQEIARRGVAIPTYDRASLTTSIVHVGVGGFHRAHQAMYLNRLLEMGIGRESICGVGVLPSDDHIRDVMSRQGCLYTLVIKHPDGSLKPQVIGSITEYLFAPDGPQEVVEKMAAPTTRTVSLTITEGGYPVDPRTRAYLAEKAATLDAAVGWPTGRQSPFVPSAFGLIVEALRRRHERGQAPFTVMSCDNLAHNGQIARAAVVGYARGRDPDLADWIDGEGRFPNSMVDRITPVTTDGDRAAVETLGIDDEWPVVTEPYVQWVLEDSFTLGRPAWERAGVQVVDDVSPWETMKLRLANGGHQALCHLGALAGYTYAHEAAGDPAIGAYLGAYLEEALPTLTDAPGLGAETFRDALLPRWRNAAIADTLDRIRTDSSDRLPTWLLPVVEDNLRTGGPIVASSLACAAWAHACQGRTDADEVLPILDHRADLLARLAAAQLTDPSAFIAESSLFGRLATDDRFKSAFEGAYATLVDKGARAAAAAFQD; this is encoded by the coding sequence ATGACTGAGCGCATCGAGCGTGCGGTGAAGCTCCAGCCGGACTCGCTGCAGGAGATCGCGCGACGTGGAGTCGCCATCCCGACCTATGACCGTGCGAGCCTCACGACCTCGATCGTGCACGTGGGCGTCGGCGGATTCCATCGAGCCCACCAGGCGATGTACCTGAACCGCCTGCTGGAGATGGGCATCGGTCGAGAGTCGATCTGCGGTGTCGGCGTGCTGCCTTCCGACGACCACATCCGCGACGTCATGTCCCGGCAGGGTTGTCTGTACACGCTGGTCATCAAGCACCCCGACGGTTCTCTCAAGCCGCAGGTGATCGGCAGCATCACCGAGTACCTGTTCGCCCCCGACGGCCCTCAGGAGGTGGTGGAGAAGATGGCTGCCCCGACGACCAGGACCGTCTCTCTGACCATCACCGAGGGCGGTTATCCGGTCGATCCACGGACCCGCGCATATCTTGCCGAGAAAGCGGCGACGCTCGATGCCGCCGTCGGGTGGCCGACGGGACGGCAGTCGCCGTTCGTACCTTCCGCGTTCGGATTGATCGTCGAAGCACTGCGCCGTCGGCACGAGCGAGGGCAGGCCCCCTTCACGGTGATGTCGTGCGACAACCTCGCCCACAACGGTCAGATCGCACGCGCCGCCGTGGTCGGCTACGCCCGAGGCCGCGACCCGGACCTGGCCGACTGGATCGATGGCGAAGGCAGGTTTCCCAACTCGATGGTTGATCGGATCACCCCGGTCACCACCGATGGAGATCGGGCTGCCGTCGAAACGTTGGGCATCGACGATGAGTGGCCGGTCGTCACCGAGCCGTACGTTCAGTGGGTGCTCGAAGACTCGTTCACCCTGGGCCGACCGGCGTGGGAACGTGCCGGTGTGCAGGTCGTGGACGACGTGTCGCCCTGGGAGACGATGAAGCTGCGCCTGGCCAATGGCGGTCACCAAGCGTTGTGCCACCTGGGTGCGCTCGCCGGATACACGTACGCGCACGAGGCGGCAGGCGACCCGGCAATCGGCGCCTACCTGGGGGCGTATCTGGAGGAAGCCCTTCCGACGCTGACCGATGCTCCCGGCCTCGGCGCCGAGACGTTCCGAGACGCCCTGCTCCCGCGCTGGCGGAACGCGGCCATCGCCGACACCCTCGACCGGATCCGTACCGACTCCAGCGACCGGCTTCCGACCTGGCTGCTGCCGGTCGTCGAGGACAACCTGCGGACGGGCGGACCGATCGTGGCCAGCTCACTGGCCTGCGCCGCCTGGGCGCACGCCTGCCAGGGACGTACCGACGCCGACGAGGTCTTGCCGATTCTGGACCACCGCGCCGATCTCCTCGCCCGACTGGCCGCCGCGCAACTCACCGACCCGTCGGCCTTCATCGCCGAATCCTCACTCTTCGGGCGGCTCGCAACCGACGACCGCTTCAAGTCCGCCTTCGAGGGGGCCTACGCGACGCTCGTCGACAAGGGTGCGCGCGCAGCAGCGGCCGCATTCCAGGACTGA
- a CDS encoding sugar-binding transcriptional regulator, with product MPASPGHQRTLLAEVARAFYLHDLPKTKIGEAFGISRFQVARLLDQARATGVVTIEIHDSRADAHGSETDLASLLGVDSVKVIELADTSAEQRIEQFGAAVLTVAVQTIRPHTTVGLAWSRTLDLIAPSMPALPPCHLVQLTGAVETAGGSLFARILTQLDRQGGARTFPLHAPLVVDRRETADDLRRQPVVAETLAMADALDLAVVAIGGWTAGESAVYENIPSALRAQCAAAGVISEFSGILLNGEGHAVPTPLDGRVMAIRLPQLRAAKQVIGFAHGAGRAAAVRAAARSRTFTDLIIDRSLASALLAANDIPTHADP from the coding sequence ATGCCTGCCTCACCGGGACATCAGCGCACGCTGCTCGCCGAGGTGGCCCGTGCGTTCTACCTGCACGACCTGCCCAAGACCAAGATCGGCGAAGCGTTCGGCATCAGCAGGTTTCAGGTGGCACGACTGTTGGATCAGGCACGCGCAACGGGCGTCGTCACGATCGAGATTCACGACTCGCGAGCAGACGCGCACGGGTCCGAGACCGACCTCGCGTCCCTTCTGGGAGTCGACTCGGTGAAGGTCATCGAGCTCGCCGACACCTCCGCCGAGCAACGCATCGAGCAGTTCGGGGCGGCAGTGCTGACCGTGGCCGTTCAGACCATCCGGCCCCACACGACCGTCGGGTTGGCCTGGTCGCGCACGCTCGACCTCATCGCACCGTCCATGCCCGCGCTCCCGCCCTGCCACCTCGTCCAACTCACCGGGGCGGTCGAGACAGCGGGGGGAAGCCTCTTCGCCCGCATACTGACCCAGCTCGACCGGCAAGGGGGCGCCCGTACCTTCCCGCTGCACGCACCCCTCGTGGTCGATCGACGTGAGACCGCCGACGACCTCCGACGACAGCCCGTGGTCGCGGAGACCTTGGCCATGGCGGACGCGCTCGACCTGGCGGTGGTCGCTATCGGCGGTTGGACGGCGGGCGAGTCAGCCGTCTACGAGAACATCCCGTCGGCGCTGCGCGCACAGTGCGCCGCCGCCGGGGTTATCAGTGAGTTCTCCGGGATCCTGCTCAACGGAGAGGGTCACGCCGTACCGACGCCGCTGGACGGGCGCGTCATGGCGATTCGCCTGCCGCAGCTGCGGGCAGCCAAACAGGTGATCGGCTTCGCACACGGCGCCGGACGCGCCGCGGCGGTGCGCGCAGCAGCGCGTAGCCGAACCTTCACCGACCTCATCATCGATCGGTCTCTGGCCTCAGCGCTCCTCGCCGCCAACGACATTCCGACCCATGCAGATCCCTAG
- a CDS encoding alpha/beta fold hydrolase: MRFPSKALGGCAATLLVAGVLLPAGSARAATTTTSTINWKACTESTESGLHCAAVQVPLDYNQPNGPQIKIAVVAHPATDPAQRKGSLFWNPGGPGGSGTQTLKAALPDFTGYEQAHFDIISFDPRGIQESDGLKCYDSPAQEQAALADVPAGLFPSNPAQERAEINAWTRFDKACATHGGPIQNHMGTADVARDMDRIRAAIGDRQITFDGTSYGTYLGVTYANLFPSRVAAMVLDGNVDPNAWNDARTGTQISTFDRLNSPLGSELGFRTFIRDCAEAGTDKCAFAAGSDVATLAKWRTLKKRLATQTVTVAGQSFDAAFLTTYTAAELESVQPSSLGMPGWAGLAQVLQAVWSGSLPGSDHHVAAPQLRGEVRPAQHSALAAAMMGTGAAVGLAADVPQGAEGTDGVLCGETPNPRDPYSYQPQAALYNRAESPDGFGSTWTWEAGACPNWQARDQDEYRGPWNRLPASKYLIIGTLADSNTAYTSSLAMAGEVGGARLLTETGGGHTSFLNQSTCVNNAIDAFVGRGQLPPVGTVCNQDEPPF, translated from the coding sequence GTGCGATTCCCATCCAAGGCGCTCGGTGGCTGTGCGGCCACCCTGCTGGTGGCAGGTGTCCTGCTTCCCGCCGGCAGCGCGCGGGCTGCAACGACAACGACTTCGACCATCAACTGGAAGGCCTGCACGGAGAGCACCGAGAGCGGGCTGCACTGCGCAGCCGTGCAGGTGCCATTGGACTACAACCAGCCGAACGGACCCCAGATCAAGATCGCGGTCGTGGCTCACCCGGCCACTGATCCCGCGCAGCGCAAGGGTTCACTGTTCTGGAACCCGGGCGGCCCAGGCGGATCCGGGACACAAACGCTCAAGGCAGCACTGCCGGACTTCACCGGCTACGAGCAGGCCCACTTCGACATCATCAGCTTCGACCCGCGCGGGATCCAGGAGAGCGATGGTCTGAAGTGCTACGACAGCCCGGCGCAGGAGCAAGCGGCATTGGCTGACGTCCCGGCCGGACTTTTCCCCTCCAACCCGGCACAGGAACGCGCCGAGATCAATGCCTGGACCCGGTTCGACAAGGCCTGCGCCACGCACGGCGGCCCGATCCAGAACCATATGGGCACCGCCGACGTGGCTCGAGACATGGACCGGATCCGCGCAGCGATCGGCGATCGGCAGATCACCTTCGACGGGACCTCCTACGGCACCTACCTCGGAGTCACTTACGCCAACCTGTTCCCCTCCCGTGTGGCGGCGATGGTGCTCGACGGCAACGTCGACCCGAACGCCTGGAACGATGCCCGCACAGGTACACAGATCAGCACCTTCGACAGGCTCAACTCGCCACTCGGATCCGAACTGGGCTTCCGAACCTTCATCCGCGACTGCGCCGAAGCCGGTACGGACAAGTGCGCGTTCGCCGCAGGCAGCGACGTGGCAACGCTCGCGAAGTGGCGCACCCTGAAGAAGCGCCTCGCAACGCAGACCGTCACCGTCGCCGGACAATCGTTCGACGCAGCCTTCCTGACCACGTACACCGCCGCCGAGTTGGAGAGCGTGCAGCCCTCAAGCCTGGGTATGCCCGGCTGGGCGGGCCTGGCCCAGGTGTTGCAAGCGGTCTGGTCGGGCTCACTGCCCGGCTCCGACCACCACGTCGCGGCGCCACAGTTGCGCGGTGAGGTTCGCCCTGCGCAGCACTCGGCACTCGCTGCGGCCATGATGGGCACGGGCGCGGCAGTGGGACTCGCCGCCGATGTCCCGCAAGGAGCCGAGGGCACGGACGGCGTCCTGTGCGGGGAAACCCCGAACCCGCGCGATCCGTACAGCTACCAGCCGCAAGCCGCCCTCTACAACCGGGCCGAATCACCCGACGGATTCGGATCGACCTGGACCTGGGAAGCCGGTGCGTGCCCGAATTGGCAGGCCCGTGACCAAGACGAGTACCGCGGGCCGTGGAACCGCCTACCGGCCAGCAAGTACCTGATCATCGGCACCCTCGCGGACTCCAACACCGCGTACACCTCATCGCTGGCGATGGCCGGCGAAGTCGGCGGCGCAAGACTCCTCACCGAAACCGGTGGCGGTCACACGTCATTCCTGAACCAGAGCACCTGCGTGAACAACGCGATCGACGCCTTCGTCGGACGAGGACAGCTCCCGCCCGTGGGCACGGTCTGCAACCAGGACGAACCGCCGTTCTGA
- a CDS encoding tyrosine-type recombinase/integrase: protein MMTGRKRGFGQISKQRSGRLQARYTGPDLQLHTAPHTFALRLDAEAWLADERRSIVADTWTPPANRRLAQLGPVIFATYARAWLIERDLKPRTRAHYTSLLQVQLQPLANTPLTAITPPLVRHWYSTLDPTRPTLRSHAYGLLRTILNTAVQDEEIAANPCHIRGAGSARRVKQITPATLNELEAIALAMPEHYRPLVLLAAWTGLRFGEITELRRKDIDVPNGTLHVRRGVVRSAGRTIVGSPKSAAGVRDVAIPPHLLPMLDAHLMRMAPGRDRLVFPAADGKSHLAPSTLYRVFYPARQAAGRTDLRWHDLRHTGAVLAA from the coding sequence ATGATGACCGGACGCAAGCGTGGTTTTGGTCAGATCAGCAAACAGCGGAGCGGGCGGCTCCAGGCCCGCTACACCGGTCCTGATCTGCAGCTCCACACCGCCCCACACACCTTCGCGCTCCGCCTCGACGCGGAAGCTTGGCTCGCCGATGAACGCCGCTCGATCGTTGCCGACACCTGGACACCACCGGCCAATCGTCGGCTTGCGCAACTCGGTCCCGTGATCTTCGCAACGTATGCCCGTGCGTGGCTCATCGAACGCGATCTCAAGCCTCGCACCCGAGCGCACTACACGTCGCTCCTGCAGGTGCAGCTGCAGCCGCTCGCCAACACTCCGCTGACTGCGATCACTCCCCCGTTAGTTCGGCATTGGTACAGCACTCTGGACCCCACGCGGCCAACTTTGCGCAGCCACGCATACGGCCTTCTACGCACGATCCTCAACACCGCTGTGCAAGACGAGGAGATCGCGGCCAACCCCTGCCACATCCGCGGCGCAGGGTCAGCACGACGGGTCAAACAGATCACACCAGCGACGCTTAACGAGCTAGAGGCCATCGCGCTAGCCATGCCGGAGCACTATCGCCCACTGGTGCTTCTTGCAGCTTGGACCGGGCTTCGGTTCGGCGAGATCACCGAGCTCCGCCGCAAGGACATCGATGTTCCCAACGGCACCCTGCACGTGCGGCGCGGAGTGGTCCGCTCTGCCGGACGGACGATTGTCGGAAGCCCTAAGAGCGCTGCCGGCGTCCGGGACGTCGCCATCCCTCCTCATCTCTTGCCCATGCTCGACGCACATCTGATGAGAATGGCGCCTGGCAGGGACAGGCTCGTGTTCCCGGCCGCTGACGGCAAGTCACACCTTGCACCGAGCACGCTCTATCGCGTCTTCTATCCGGCGCGACAGGCTGCAGGTCGCACGGATCTGCGCTGGCACGATCTTCGGCACACAGGAGCGGTGCTGGCGGCCTAG